The following coding sequences are from one Triticum dicoccoides isolate Atlit2015 ecotype Zavitan chromosome 4A, WEW_v2.0, whole genome shotgun sequence window:
- the LOC119283473 gene encoding reticulon-like protein B16: MVAIRADPQILEEHLAVEATIDSSRADAMTCKRRNYLPLSFSPVSGLFSFPIAPRLLSDPATKQGLAMETSASGAEPANAGIEGSADPCSSAGGGHRLSVHQIVGGGKAADIILWKCKRATVGVIFGATIAWWLFEKSELSFLTICCDVLLILIVVQLIWVKISGLLNKQPRQLPELVLSEEMVNNAAASFRVKVNNMLMIAHDITLGKDFRLFFQVVSVLWLLSVIGNFYSSVTLAYIGTIALVTVPVLYHRHQEHVDRYAGMVHRNISRHYKIVDENVISRLPRSFIRDKND, translated from the exons ATggttgccattcgtgccgacccccagatcttggaggagcacctcgctgtCGAGGCCACCATTGACTCCTCGCGTGCCGACGCCATGACGTG TAAAAGAAGAAActacctccccctttccttctcccccgtCTCCGGACTATTTTCTTTCCCCATAGCGCCTCGCCTCCTCTCCGATCCCGCCACGAAGCAAGGGCTCGCCATGGAGACCAGCGCCAGCGGGGCGGAGCCCGCGAACGCCGGGATCGAGGGGTCCGCAGACCCCTGCAGCTCCGCGGGCGGCGGTCATCGACTCTCAGTGCACCAGATCGTTGGCGGCGGCAAAG CTGCTGATATCATCTTATGGAAGTGTAAACGTGCTACTGTTGGTGTTATATTTGGTGCTACTATTGCATGGTGGTTGTTCGAGAAGTCCGAACTATCGTTCTTGACTATCTGCTGTGATGTACTGCTCATTTTGATAGTTGTACAGCTCATATGGGTCAAAATATCTGGGTTGCTAAATAA GCAACCTAGGCAACTGCCTGAGTTAGTTCTGTCAGAGGAGATGGTTAATAATGCTGCGGCTTCATTCCGTGTTAAAGTGAACAACATGCTAATGATTGCACATGACATTACTCTTGGCAAAGACTTCCGGCTCTTTTTCCAG GTTGTGTCAGTCCTGTGGTTGCTATCTGTTATTGGCAATTTCTACTCTTCTGTAACTCTTGCTTATATAG GAACCATTGCTTTGGTGACAGTACCTGTACTTTACCATAGACACCAAGAGCACGTGGACAGGTATGCTGGGATGGTCCACCGGAATATCTCAAGGCATTACAAGATCGTCGACGAAAATGTGATAAGCAGACTACCTAGAAGCTTCATCAGAGATAAAAATGATTGA